Proteins found in one Amycolatopsis umgeniensis genomic segment:
- a CDS encoding DUF6355 family natural product biosynthesis protein, translating into MTTILRTRAIRYGLAGAVAALAVAGSGATANAATARDSASRGPVTVSEGCGYLGWGKYRHCDGGTGSTVMLDVEDFLGNLFHYCVGPGTTNVQPVIRWRVTGAWWNGGTRCIPGYYGPA; encoded by the coding sequence ATGACTACTATTTTGCGAACTCGGGCCATTCGATATGGCCTCGCCGGAGCGGTGGCCGCGCTCGCCGTCGCAGGATCGGGTGCGACGGCAAACGCCGCCACAGCAAGAGACTCAGCCTCTCGTGGTCCTGTCACCGTCAGCGAGGGATGCGGGTATCTCGGCTGGGGAAAGTACCGGCACTGCGACGGCGGTACGGGCTCCACCGTGATGCTGGACGTCGAGGATTTCTTGGGCAACCTCTTCCACTACTGCGTCGGCCCCGGGACCACCAACGTCCAACCGGTCATCAGATGGCGGGTGACCGGAGCCTGGTGGAACGGAGGCACCCGCTGCATTCCGGGTTACTACGGCCCGGCGTGA
- a CDS encoding prepilin peptidase, whose product MQLTASSWWWSGSAAVGLVLGAVASGITRRFLQHERTLAEAWWFGAVLTAVALGLLGWRVGARAELAVYGFVAVLAIPLTVIDWCEHRLPRALIWPQLAGATLGFGVLCLVRDDPASGLRALTALVAAGGMFLILAVATGGGIGAGDVSAAAVVGLVTGWIGWAQVVGALLTASLLALVMVAAPGLRRRDQDGATVVPFGPCLLAGALVMVLASG is encoded by the coding sequence GTGCAGCTGACGGCGAGCAGCTGGTGGTGGAGCGGCAGCGCTGCCGTCGGCCTGGTGCTCGGTGCGGTGGCAAGCGGGATCACGCGCCGGTTCCTGCAACATGAGCGGACACTGGCCGAGGCGTGGTGGTTCGGCGCGGTGCTCACGGCCGTCGCCCTGGGGTTGTTGGGCTGGCGCGTGGGAGCCCGTGCCGAACTCGCCGTCTATGGGTTCGTAGCCGTGCTTGCGATTCCCTTGACGGTAATCGACTGGTGCGAACACCGGCTGCCCCGGGCATTGATCTGGCCACAACTTGCCGGTGCCACGCTGGGGTTCGGCGTGCTGTGCTTGGTCCGCGACGACCCCGCCTCGGGTCTTCGAGCGCTTACCGCGCTCGTCGCGGCAGGTGGGATGTTCCTGATCCTCGCCGTGGCCACTGGCGGGGGTATTGGTGCCGGCGACGTCAGCGCCGCCGCGGTGGTCGGTCTGGTGACCGGTTGGATCGGCTGGGCCCAGGTCGTCGGAGCGCTGCTGACGGCTTCGCTGCTCGCGTTGGTCATGGTCGCTGCGCCCGGCCTCCGACGCCGTGATCAGGACGGCGCAACCGTGGTGCCGTTCGGGCCATGTCTCCTCGCGGGCGCCCTGGTCATGGTGCTGGCAAGCGGCTAG
- a CDS encoding SAF domain-containing protein gives MTSTDSPARGDNATGESRPVSWLDSSGSPSRSAARWGRRRRLPHLVAGVLLVVLCVGSAVWWTTSTQDRVPVLALAKPVPLGHVLTPSDLRSIDVSAAPGVALVPADRAANVLGRPMATSLGAGTLLTPDAVGAAVLPAVGRAVVAVVVKPGQAPPELAAGASVTVVVTAATAAGSSATGQAPGTSWRATVVGVAPVSTDQTSVVSLDLDNSVASQLAQVPAGQLALVMQPVGGER, from the coding sequence GTGACCAGTACAGACAGTCCCGCGCGCGGCGACAACGCGACCGGTGAATCCCGGCCGGTGTCGTGGCTGGATTCCTCAGGTTCACCATCGAGGTCGGCTGCGCGCTGGGGTCGGCGGCGCCGGTTGCCGCATCTGGTGGCCGGAGTGCTGCTGGTGGTGCTGTGTGTCGGGAGCGCGGTGTGGTGGACGACCAGCACCCAGGACCGGGTTCCGGTGCTGGCGCTGGCGAAGCCGGTCCCGCTCGGGCATGTGCTGACCCCAAGCGACCTGCGCAGTATCGACGTGTCCGCCGCGCCGGGTGTGGCGCTGGTTCCGGCGGATCGGGCGGCGAATGTGCTGGGGCGGCCGATGGCGACCAGCCTCGGCGCGGGAACGCTGCTGACTCCGGACGCGGTGGGCGCTGCCGTGCTCCCGGCGGTGGGCCGGGCGGTGGTCGCGGTCGTCGTGAAGCCGGGGCAGGCCCCGCCCGAGCTGGCCGCCGGAGCCTCGGTGACCGTCGTCGTCACCGCCGCCACCGCGGCGGGAAGCTCGGCCACCGGACAAGCGCCGGGAACGTCCTGGCGTGCGACGGTCGTCGGGGTCGCCCCTGTGAGCACGGATCAGACTTCCGTGGTCTCACTGGATCTTGACAACTCCGTGGCGTCGCAGCTGGCGCAGGTCCCGGCCGGGCAGCTGGCGCTGGTGATGCAACCGGTGGGTGGTGAGCGGTGA
- a CDS encoding carbon monoxide dehydrogenase maturation protein: MLIALCSVKGSPGVTTLAVALTMTWPHAESTRRLVAEVDPSGGDLAMRFGLPATPGLVSLAAAARRTRDPAVVWDHTQALPSGARVLVAPPGGTHARAALSTLATAPDGPLLPAVASDGDVVVFADCGRVDPGSPAEAIARRADALVLVTGTQGADLAHTAARLGELARWTPRSGLLLTGDGYPTVDVERELGVPAIGRLPHDPVTAATLTGHRQPLARRRGTNGGLARHAAALARTLAEPASPTASPPATMPAGVPGVPAQQVRRPGGVLISPPGLGPYPVSAPPHEIGPRHNGHQPSIAGKEPLA, translated from the coding sequence ATGCTGATCGCCTTGTGCTCGGTGAAAGGTTCGCCGGGCGTGACGACTTTGGCCGTCGCGCTGACGATGACGTGGCCGCACGCCGAGAGCACGCGCCGGCTGGTCGCCGAGGTCGATCCGTCCGGAGGTGATCTGGCGATGCGGTTCGGCTTGCCGGCCACCCCGGGGCTGGTGAGCCTCGCCGCCGCGGCACGCCGCACCCGTGATCCCGCAGTGGTGTGGGACCACACCCAGGCCCTTCCCAGCGGCGCCCGCGTGCTGGTGGCCCCGCCGGGCGGCACGCACGCGCGTGCCGCGCTGTCGACCCTGGCCACGGCCCCGGACGGGCCGCTGCTACCCGCGGTGGCCAGCGACGGGGATGTGGTGGTGTTCGCGGATTGCGGGCGGGTGGATCCCGGATCACCTGCCGAGGCGATAGCGCGCCGCGCCGATGCCCTGGTGCTGGTGACCGGGACTCAGGGCGCCGACCTCGCCCACACCGCGGCGCGGCTGGGGGAGCTCGCGCGCTGGACGCCACGTTCCGGTTTGCTGCTGACCGGCGATGGCTATCCGACCGTGGATGTGGAGCGTGAGCTGGGTGTACCAGCGATCGGGCGTCTCCCGCACGACCCGGTCACTGCCGCCACGCTGACCGGTCATCGGCAGCCGCTGGCTCGCCGCCGCGGAACCAACGGGGGCCTTGCGCGCCACGCAGCGGCTCTCGCCCGCACTCTGGCCGAACCCGCCAGTCCTACCGCCTCGCCACCGGCGACGATGCCGGCCGGTGTCCCGGGTGTACCTGCGCAGCAGGTGCGCCGGCCCGGTGGCGTGCTCATCAGCCCACCCGGCCTCGGGCCATACCCGGTGTCCGCGCCGCCGCACGAAATCGGTCCGCGGCACAACGGCCATCAGCCCAGCATCGCCGGGAAGGAGCCATTGGCATGA
- a CDS encoding CpaF family protein has translation MTQIHHPAAPSAAPGNGGDAEQRLRARLRQALTTDLPGRVETVSLASGGGVSAARRREIGRGVLDTAVAGHSEAELLAGRALVDSATEQRVVDQVLDEVFGLGGLQPLLADRLVETIAVNRFDRVFVQYNDGRRAQVAPVAASNLELTDLIRTLAARASSEERRFDRGSPALNLQLPGGERLFAVLGLTAGGVTACTIRRHGYLTATLPQLRRRGTLDIGLERFLRAMVRARKNVLITGGTGAGKTTLLRGLAAEMDPLERIVTVEDAFELGLDRDPELHADVTALQAREANVEGEGAIDQAELVRWGLRMSPDRVIVGEIRGSEVIPMCNAMSQGNDGSMATLHASSSKIAFTRLASYAAQGPERLPLEATALLVASAVHFVVHLDRAVDRRTRVIASIREVIDAEDGAVISNEVYRRGPDRRAVPVAGALRADTLDDLAAAGFDPDLLARPEGWWTP, from the coding sequence ATGACTCAGATCCATCACCCAGCCGCACCGTCCGCCGCGCCGGGTAACGGAGGCGATGCCGAGCAGCGGCTACGCGCCCGGCTCCGGCAGGCGCTGACCACGGACCTGCCCGGCCGGGTCGAGACCGTGTCCCTTGCGAGCGGCGGCGGGGTGAGCGCGGCGCGGCGTCGCGAGATCGGCCGCGGCGTCCTCGACACCGCGGTCGCCGGGCACAGCGAGGCTGAACTTCTGGCCGGGCGTGCCCTGGTGGATTCGGCAACGGAACAGCGGGTCGTCGACCAGGTTCTGGACGAGGTGTTCGGCTTGGGCGGGCTGCAGCCGCTGCTGGCGGATCGCTTGGTGGAGACGATCGCGGTCAACCGCTTCGACCGGGTATTCGTGCAGTACAACGACGGCCGCCGCGCCCAGGTGGCCCCGGTGGCGGCGTCGAACCTCGAACTCACCGACCTGATCCGCACTCTCGCGGCCCGGGCGTCGTCGGAGGAGCGCCGGTTCGACCGCGGCAGTCCGGCGCTGAACCTCCAGCTCCCCGGCGGCGAGCGGCTCTTCGCGGTCCTCGGCCTCACAGCGGGTGGAGTGACGGCGTGCACGATCCGCCGGCACGGCTACCTCACCGCCACGCTCCCACAGCTGCGTCGTCGCGGCACCCTCGACATAGGGCTGGAGCGGTTCTTGCGCGCGATGGTGCGTGCGCGGAAGAACGTGCTGATCACCGGTGGCACCGGCGCCGGGAAGACCACGCTCCTGCGGGGCCTGGCCGCGGAGATGGACCCGCTGGAGCGGATCGTCACGGTGGAGGACGCCTTCGAACTCGGTCTCGACCGGGATCCCGAGCTGCACGCCGATGTCACCGCCTTGCAGGCCCGCGAGGCCAATGTCGAGGGTGAGGGTGCCATCGATCAGGCGGAGCTGGTCCGGTGGGGGCTGCGGATGTCCCCGGACCGGGTCATCGTCGGGGAGATCCGCGGGTCTGAGGTCATCCCGATGTGCAACGCCATGTCGCAGGGCAATGACGGCTCAATGGCCACCCTTCACGCCAGTAGTTCGAAGATCGCGTTCACCCGCCTCGCGTCCTACGCCGCCCAGGGACCGGAGCGGCTCCCGTTGGAGGCCACTGCGCTGCTCGTCGCCTCTGCGGTGCATTTCGTGGTTCACCTCGATCGGGCCGTCGATCGGAGGACACGGGTGATCGCCTCGATCCGCGAGGTGATCGATGCCGAGGACGGGGCGGTGATCTCCAACGAGGTCTACCGCCGCGGCCCGGACCGCCGCGCCGTCCCGGTGGCCGGTGCCTTACGCGCCGACACCCTCGACGACCTCGCCGCCGCCGGATTCGATCCCGATCTGCTGGCCCGTCCGGAGGGGTGGTGGACGCCATGA
- a CDS encoding type II secretion system F family protein, whose translation MSIDSTTMIAAALGLGTAVGLLLIVSAWRRPAAVSSRSHPLLRSARPRVGDRRGLPRLAVVIGAGVLTGAATGWVVGAVLAAAAAWFLPQLVGPDRAHARRVARIEAIASWTEMLRDVLSAAAGLEQAVLATAGLAPAAIRGEVATLAARLESGQRLAPALRALARELDDPTADLILAALVLAAEHQARQLGDLLGSLATTAREQAAMRMRVETGRARTRTSVRVIVATTLGFAVGVVVFNRAYLDVYNTATGQLVLLLIASLFAAGFAWLARIATGGRRPRVLALDTPDATGAREGAATAGGGERS comes from the coding sequence ATGAGCATCGACAGCACCACCATGATCGCCGCCGCGCTCGGCTTGGGCACTGCTGTCGGCCTGCTGCTGATCGTGTCCGCCTGGCGCCGGCCCGCGGCGGTGTCCTCGCGCTCTCACCCGCTGCTGCGCTCCGCACGCCCTCGGGTCGGCGACCGGCGGGGGCTGCCGCGCCTGGCCGTAGTCATCGGCGCGGGCGTGCTGACCGGCGCCGCAACCGGCTGGGTGGTCGGCGCGGTGCTGGCCGCCGCTGCAGCGTGGTTCCTGCCGCAGCTGGTCGGCCCGGACCGCGCCCACGCCCGCCGGGTCGCGCGGATCGAGGCGATCGCGTCGTGGACGGAGATGCTGCGCGATGTCCTGTCCGCCGCGGCGGGGCTCGAGCAAGCCGTCCTCGCCACCGCCGGCCTCGCGCCTGCGGCGATCCGCGGCGAGGTCGCCACGCTGGCAGCGAGGCTGGAAAGCGGGCAGCGCCTGGCGCCGGCGTTGCGGGCCCTCGCGCGCGAGCTGGACGACCCGACCGCGGACCTCATCCTCGCCGCTCTCGTGCTCGCGGCCGAGCACCAGGCCCGTCAGCTCGGCGACCTGCTCGGCTCTCTGGCCACCACCGCCCGCGAGCAGGCCGCGATGCGGATGCGGGTGGAGACCGGCCGCGCGAGGACTCGGACTTCGGTGCGGGTCATCGTCGCCACCACTCTCGGCTTCGCTGTCGGGGTTGTGGTGTTCAACCGTGCCTATCTCGACGTCTACAACACCGCCACCGGCCAGCTCGTCCTGCTGCTCATCGCGAGCTTGTTCGCGGCCGGGTTCGCCTGGCTCGCCCGGATCGCGACCGGCGGACGGCGACCACGGGTACTCGCCCTGGACACCCCGGACGCCACCGGTGCGCGAGAGGGCGCAGCGACCGCCGGTGGAGGTGAGCGCTCATGA
- a CDS encoding type II secretion system F family protein: protein MIPALVFGTGAGAGLWLLLVWAVPPRPALSERLAQVSAGRPTTPIVLTGDAAWVRAWGRVFVPGLRMLGLPGTKIEADLRVTGRGADTHLASKALLAMSGLLAPWLLQALLALGGLSLGVEVPLLGGLVLAALGFLAPDLEVRAKATRSRREFRDALSAFLDLVWITLAGGAGVEAALGDAAAVGTGPAFDKIRRALHAAQLTRTTSWATLRRLGEELDITELAELAASISLAGTEGARVRASLAAKAQALRTHQVTDAETDAQAATERMALPVTLLFLGFLGFIAYPAVIQVLHGL, encoded by the coding sequence ATGATCCCCGCTCTCGTGTTCGGTACGGGCGCCGGCGCCGGGCTGTGGCTGTTGCTGGTCTGGGCCGTGCCACCCCGCCCGGCGCTGAGCGAGCGGCTCGCGCAGGTCAGCGCCGGGCGGCCGACTACGCCGATCGTCCTGACCGGCGACGCCGCGTGGGTGCGCGCCTGGGGCCGCGTGTTCGTGCCCGGCCTGCGGATGCTCGGGCTGCCCGGTACGAAGATCGAGGCCGATCTGCGGGTCACCGGCCGCGGCGCCGACACCCATCTGGCATCCAAAGCCCTGCTCGCCATGTCCGGGCTGCTGGCGCCCTGGCTCCTGCAAGCCTTGCTGGCGCTGGGCGGGCTGTCGCTCGGAGTGGAGGTGCCGCTGCTCGGCGGGCTCGTGCTCGCCGCGCTCGGCTTCCTGGCCCCGGACCTCGAGGTCCGTGCCAAAGCCACCCGGTCGCGGCGCGAGTTCCGCGACGCACTCTCGGCTTTCCTCGACCTCGTCTGGATCACCCTCGCCGGGGGAGCCGGGGTCGAGGCCGCTCTCGGTGATGCCGCGGCCGTCGGGACGGGGCCGGCGTTCGACAAGATCCGCCGCGCGCTGCACGCCGCCCAGCTGACCCGCACCACGTCGTGGGCCACGCTGCGCCGGCTCGGCGAGGAACTCGACATCACCGAGCTCGCCGAACTCGCCGCGTCGATCTCCCTGGCTGGGACCGAAGGTGCTCGCGTACGCGCGTCCCTTGCGGCGAAAGCCCAAGCGCTGCGGACTCATCAGGTCACCGACGCCGAAACCGATGCCCAGGCCGCCACCGAACGCATGGCACTGCCGGTGACGTTGCTGTTCCTCGGATTCTTGGGATTCATCGCCTATCCCGCGGTCATCCAGGTCCTCCACGGGCTTTGA
- a CDS encoding TadE/TadG family type IV pilus assembly protein: MPARHASGRRPRGPLTRRLRRALSGDRGEVTVELVIATPLLLLALLAIIQFAVWSHATHVAQTAASQALAAARVQHGTAGAGHAAGQRLLDDLAAGPLRDPRLTVVRDATSVSVSVRGEAAAVLPGVQLHVHAETIGEVERFVPNVYELTNSEVLSFEDLSGGGG; encoded by the coding sequence ATGCCGGCCCGACACGCCTCGGGGCGGCGGCCTCGTGGCCCGCTGACCCGGCGCCTTCGCCGTGCGTTGTCCGGAGATCGGGGCGAGGTCACCGTCGAACTGGTCATCGCGACACCACTGCTTCTGCTGGCGCTACTGGCGATCATCCAGTTCGCCGTGTGGTCCCACGCGACTCACGTCGCCCAGACCGCCGCCTCGCAAGCCCTCGCCGCGGCCCGCGTCCAGCACGGCACCGCCGGCGCCGGACACGCCGCGGGACAGCGGCTGCTCGACGACCTCGCCGCCGGCCCACTACGCGACCCGCGGCTCACCGTGGTCCGGGACGCGACCTCGGTGTCGGTGAGTGTCCGTGGCGAGGCCGCCGCGGTCCTGCCCGGTGTGCAGCTGCACGTGCACGCCGAAACCATCGGCGAGGTCGAGCGCTTCGTGCCCAACGTCTACGAACTCACGAATTCTGAAGTCCTTAGCTTCGAGGACCTAAGCGGTGGAGGTGGCTGA
- a CDS encoding DUF4262 domain-containing protein → MTNLDTCRCLICLDADSRERLDAIDTDTVKNVRDKGVHVVMILEDHETAGWAFTTGLWHTYRSPEVAIFGLPNDIAHRCLQAAADQAAAGRPMAANEERDEILKSLAVALRPVDESWRRKLFGVNVSFYRNTSPAVPFLQMLWPDREGRFPGQQGFATEYEDLQPHLWLSSAQHPAGLWTTL, encoded by the coding sequence ATGACCAACCTGGATACTTGTCGTTGTCTTATATGCCTGGATGCCGACTCGCGCGAGCGACTCGATGCCATCGACACCGACACAGTCAAGAACGTTCGTGACAAGGGTGTCCACGTGGTCATGATTCTGGAGGACCACGAGACTGCCGGCTGGGCATTTACAACCGGCCTGTGGCACACGTATCGATCGCCAGAAGTCGCTATTTTTGGTTTGCCCAATGACATTGCTCATCGCTGCCTTCAGGCCGCAGCAGACCAAGCTGCTGCCGGGCGCCCGATGGCAGCCAACGAGGAGCGCGACGAGATCCTTAAGTCTCTCGCAGTTGCGCTTCGACCAGTCGATGAGAGTTGGCGGCGAAAGCTTTTTGGGGTCAATGTGAGCTTCTACCGCAATACCAGTCCAGCAGTGCCCTTCCTGCAGATGCTCTGGCCTGACCGCGAAGGTCGCTTCCCCGGACAGCAAGGATTTGCCACGGAGTACGAAGACCTCCAGCCCCATCTCTGGCTGTCCAGCGCACAGCACCCGGCAGGACTGTGGACCACGCTCTGA
- a CDS encoding TadE/TadG family type IV pilus assembly protein has protein sequence MTAEAVLLTPVLVMLLVLLAVVVHRGVAARLRLDDAAHQAARAASLHRTTTAAATAARDTAGAALAQAGVVCRDVTTTMSGTLAPASAVTVHVRCTVDFGQAVLLGVPGGKTLVSSASEVVDTYRSQARRGGA, from the coding sequence GTGACCGCCGAAGCTGTCCTGCTGACGCCGGTGCTGGTCATGCTGCTGGTGTTGCTGGCCGTGGTGGTGCATCGCGGTGTCGCCGCGCGGCTGCGGCTCGACGACGCAGCCCACCAGGCCGCCCGCGCCGCCAGCCTGCACCGCACCACCACGGCCGCCGCCACCGCCGCTCGCGACACCGCCGGCGCCGCGCTGGCCCAGGCGGGTGTGGTGTGCCGCGACGTGACGACCACGATGTCCGGCACGCTGGCTCCTGCCAGTGCGGTGACCGTGCACGTGCGCTGCACCGTGGACTTCGGACAAGCCGTCCTGCTCGGTGTTCCCGGCGGGAAGACCCTGGTCTCGTCCGCCAGCGAAGTCGTCGACACCTACCG